From the genome of Pseudanabaena sp. PCC 7367:
AATTTAACAGGGTATTAGTTGGTGCATTTGCCATAAAGGAGCCTATCATTGACCTGTCTAATGTTGCTATACTCCAGTGAAATAGTCGCCTATAATTTAGTTCATAAAATTTGTTGCCGCTAGGGAGGAATGTTTGACAACGATATTATGTAGTGGAATGGCACGATCGGCTTCTACATGGTCATATAACGTTTGTAAATCGATTCTTGCCGCCGTCAATCAAATTTATAATGCAGGTTATGTGGGGGAATTTGATGCGGTTGATGCATTCTTGCAAAATAAAACCTTCCCAGAGCATCAGCATATCTTGTTAAAGGCACATACACCTGGCAAGCAAACCCTTGCAGCGATCGTCGATGGACAGATTAAAAACATTTTTACTTACCGCGATCCTCGTGATAGCCTTTGTTCACGAATGCAATTTGAAGGGAAAGAGTTTAAGCTGGCGATGTGGGGTGTAATCTATAACTTGATTTACTACGATTGGTATCAAAATAATAGCCAGACTCTATTTATCAATTTTAAAGATATTATGGGTCAACCAGCCCAGGAGATTGCTCGAATTGCCGATTATCTGGGAGTTAGCCTGAGTAAAGAGATCTGTGAGCAGATTGCCATTGATAATGGCCTGAAAAAAAGCCAGAAAGTGATTGAAAACCTCAGCCAACTGCCCCAAGAGCAGCTTTTTCATGAAGGGGAACGGGTAATTGATAAAAGCACATTGCTACAAACAGGGCACATTGCTGGAGCTAAGACTGGTCGGTGGCGGGATGAACTCGATCGCAAGCAGCAAATAGTTACCAATACGGTTTTTGCACCCTGGTTAGTGTCTCTGGGCTATGAAACCGAGGCATCGCTGATGGAGTTAGAGCTTGCTCCGGTAGATGAGATGGATTGGTATGTTGATGCCGCGGTGGGGATTTATCAAATAGTTATGGCTGGTGAGCCTGAATACCTGCAATTACAAGAACTGTCGGCAATGGTGATCCAGCTAGCTGAGGGAACTTTTAATTATGTCAATCGCTAAGTAGTGATTATGGCTTTTTTACCGATGCTTGAACCAGCCTTTATCGATGTTTAAAAGTTCAGCAA
Proteins encoded in this window:
- a CDS encoding sulfotransferase domain-containing protein — its product is MTTILCSGMARSASTWSYNVCKSILAAVNQIYNAGYVGEFDAVDAFLQNKTFPEHQHILLKAHTPGKQTLAAIVDGQIKNIFTYRDPRDSLCSRMQFEGKEFKLAMWGVIYNLIYYDWYQNNSQTLFINFKDIMGQPAQEIARIADYLGVSLSKEICEQIAIDNGLKKSQKVIENLSQLPQEQLFHEGERVIDKSTLLQTGHIAGAKTGRWRDELDRKQQIVTNTVFAPWLVSLGYETEASLMELELAPVDEMDWYVDAAVGIYQIVMAGEPEYLQLQELSAMVIQLAEGTFNYVNR